Proteins encoded together in one Oncorhynchus nerka isolate Pitt River linkage group LG19, Oner_Uvic_2.0, whole genome shotgun sequence window:
- the marchf5l gene encoding E3 ubiquitin-protein ligase MARCHF5, which translates to MACVEEPPESVCVSFVCVCVCPLSLCVCPLSVCVCPLSVCVCPLSVCVCPLSVCIHLCLPLCMPRHCWVCFATEREDRVAEWVSPCRCKGCTKWIHQACLQRWLDEKQKGNSGGAVSCPQCGTEYSIVFPKMGPLVYFLQQVDRALSRASPFAAAGVVVGTVYWSAVTYGAVTVMQVVGHKKGLDVMERADPVFLLMGLPTIPVMLVLGKMIRWEDYILRLWQRHSSKLQLLVPGIGRPLPRVPADGSNGGDHLSVSRTLCGALIFPSVANLVGRLIFSRVPSSLQRTVLGGIAFVVMKGVLKVYFKQQQYLTQANRHILNYPERERDMDGEGRSEGGEDDTEDSGNE; encoded by the exons ATGGCCTGTGTAGAGGAGCCccctgaaagtgtgtgtgtgtcctttgtctgtgtgtgtgtgtgtcctttgtctttgtgtgtgtgtcctttgtctgtgtgtgtgtgtcctttgtctgtgtgtgtgtgtcctttgtctgtgtgtgtgtgtcctttgtcTGTGTGTATTCACCTGTGTCTCCCACTGTGTATGCCCAGGCACTGCTGGGTGTGTTttgcgacagagagagaggaccgcGTGGCAGAGTGGGTGAGCCCCTGCAGGTGTAAAGGCTGTACCAAGTGGATCCACCAGGCCTGCCTGCAGCGCTGGCTCGATGAGAAGCAGAAAGGAAACAGTGGAGGAGCTGTCAGCTGCCCTCAGTGTGGCACAGAGTACAGCATCGTCTTCCCCAAGATGG GGCCATTGGTGTACTTCCTCCAGCAGGTGGACAGGGCTCTGTCGCGGGCCAGTCCGTTCGCTGCtgctggggtggtggtggggacagTCTATTGGTCAGCTGTCACCTATGGAGCTGTGACTGTCATGCAG GTGGTGGGCCATAAGAAGGGCTTGGATGTGATGGAGAGAGCAGATCCTGTGTTCCTCCTGATGGGTCTACCTACCATCCCTGTGATGCTGGTCCTGGGCAAGATGATACGCTGGGAGGACTACATACTGAGGCTGTGGCAGAGACACTCCTCTAAACTACAGCTGCTAgttccag GTATAGGGCGTCCGTTGCCCCGTGTGCCAGCTGATGGGAGTAATGGAGGGGACCACCTGTCAGTGTCTCGTACTTTGTGTGGAGCTCTCATCTTCCCCTCCGTGGCCAACCTGGTGGGACGGCTGATTTTCAGCAGGGTACCTTCATCTCTGCAACGCACCgttctg GGTGGTATAGCGTTTGTGGTGATGAAGGGAGTGTTGAAGGTGTATTTCAAACAGCAGCAGTACCTTACCCAGGCCAACCGCCACATCCTCaactacccagagagagagagggacatggatggagaggggcggagtgagggaggagaggacgacACAGAGGATAGTGGAAACGAGTGA
- the actr1b gene encoding actin related protein 1B has product MESYDIIANQPVVIDNGSGVVKAGFAGDQIPKYCFPNYVGRPKHVRVMAGALEGDLFIGPKAEEHRGLLSVRYPMEHGIVKDWNDMERIWQYVYSKEQLQTFSEEHPVLLTEAPLNPSKNREKAAEVFFETFNVPALFISMQAVLSLYATGRTTGVVLDAGDGVTHAVPIYEGFAIPHSIMRVDIAGRDVSRYLRLLLRKEGYDFHTSAEFEVVRTIKERACYLSLNPQKDETLETDKAQYTLPDGSTLDIGPARFRAPELLFRPDLIGDESEGIHEVLAFAIQKSDMDLRRTLFSNIVLSGGSTLLKGFGDRLLSEVKKLAPKDVKIKISAPQERLYSTWIGGSILASLDTFKKMWVSKKEYEEDRARAIHRKTF; this is encoded by the exons ATGGAGTCCTATGACATTATAGCTAACCAACCGGTTGTGATCGATAAT ggttcaggCGTTGTCAAAGCTGGCTTTGCTGGAGACCAGATCCCCAAATACTGCTTCCCCAACTA TGTGGGCCGTCCCAAGCATGTGCGTGTAATGGCAGGAGCCCTGGAGGGGGACCTCTTCATCGGACCCAAAGCAGAG gaGCACAGAGGGTTGCTGTCAGTGAGGTATCCCATGGAGCACGGCATAGTGAAGGACTGGAACGACATGGAGAGGATCTGGCAGTACGTCTACTCCAAGGAACAGCTGCAGACCTTCTCAGAGGAG caCCCTGTCCTGTTGACTGAAGCTCCCCTGAACCCCAGTAAGAACAGGGAGAAGGCGGCTGAGGTTTTCTTCGAGACCTTCAATGTCCCTGCCCTCTTTATCTCCATGCAGGCAGTCCTCAGTCT CTATGCGACAGGGCGCACCACGGGAGTGGTGTTAGATGCGGGCGACGGGGTGACCCACGCGGTGCCCATCTACGAGGGCTTTGCCATCCCCCACTCCATCATGAGGGTGGACATCGCTGGCAGGGACGTGTCCCGCTACCTCCGACTGCTGCTACGCAAGGAGGGCTACGACTTTCACACCTCCGCCGAGTTTGAGGTGGTTCGCACCATCAAAGAG AGAGCCTGCTACCTGTCCCTGAACCCCCAGAAGGATGAGACTCTGGAGACAGATAAGGCCCAGTACACCCTCCCCGACGGCAGCACGCTGGAT ATTGGTCCAGCCCGTTTCCGAGCACCAGAGCTGCTGTTCAGGCCAGACTTGATCGGAGACGAGAGCGAGGGGATCCACGAGGTGCTGGCCTTCGCTATCCAGAAGTCTGACATGGACCTCCGACGCACACTCTTCTCCAACATCGTACTgtctggaggatccacactgctcaaag GCTTCGGTGACAGGCTACTAAGCGAAGTGAAGAAGCTCGCTCCCAAAGATGTGAAAATCAAG ATCTCCGCCCCTCAGGAGAGGTTGTACTCCACGTGGATTGG TGGCTCCATCCTGGCGTCGTTGGACACCTTTAAGAAGATGTGGGTCAGTAAGAAGGAgtatgaggaggacagagcacgGGCCATCCACAGGAAGACCTTCTAA